A genomic stretch from Clostridia bacterium includes:
- a CDS encoding nucleotidyltransferase family protein, translating to MKGIILAAGYATRLYPLTKDRPKALLDVAGKPIIDYIVEEFEKIPEINEVIIVSNHKFASHFEKWAENYKTQLKLTVLDDNTTDDSNKLGAVGDIGFVVDTLDIREDLFVIAGDNIFTFNLKDYYDFYKEKNADSILVKELSRKEDLRRMANVLTDETGKVTFMVEKPQEPKSNLAAFAAYIYKKETVPMIKQYLEEGNNPDAPGFFPSWLYKKQPVYAYTFDGECYDIGTHESYAEVQEIFSK from the coding sequence GGATTATTTTAGCGGCAGGATACGCAACACGTTTGTATCCGCTTACAAAAGATCGACCGAAGGCTTTGCTGGATGTGGCGGGCAAACCGATTATTGATTATATTGTGGAGGAGTTTGAAAAAATTCCCGAAATCAATGAAGTGATTATTGTGTCTAACCATAAATTTGCCTCACATTTTGAAAAATGGGCGGAAAACTACAAAACACAGTTAAAACTTACGGTTTTAGACGATAACACCACCGATGATTCCAATAAACTGGGTGCGGTAGGTGATATCGGCTTTGTGGTAGACACGCTGGATATCAGAGAAGATTTGTTTGTCATTGCAGGGGATAATATTTTTACGTTCAACCTCAAGGATTATTACGATTTCTATAAAGAAAAGAATGCAGACAGCATTTTAGTCAAAGAACTTTCGCGTAAAGAAGATTTGCGGAGAATGGCAAATGTTTTAACCGATGAAACCGGAAAAGTAACTTTCATGGTGGAAAAACCGCAGGAACCGAAAAGCAACCTTGCGGCATTTGCGGCATACATTTATAAAAAAGAAACTGTGCCTATGATTAAGCAGTATCTGGAAGAGGGAAATAATCCCGATGCGCCCGGCTTTTTCCCGTCCTGGCTGTATAAAAAACAGCCCGTCTATGCATACACCTTTGACGGAGAGTGCTACGACATCGGCACCCACGAGTCCTATGCAGAGGTGCAGGAAATATTCAGTAAATAA